The stretch of DNA GCTTCTTGAATGTCGGCGGCATCATCGGTGTAGTTGCGGGGGGCTTTGCGGGCGATCAATTCCTGCGCGCGGGCGGGCGGCAGGTTTAAGAGAATCGTCACATCGGGCCGCGGCAGCGCGTAAATCTCATATTCGATCTTGTTGATCCAGGCGATGATTTCTTGCCGCTCTTCACCAGTGACTTTCGACGCCTGATGACCGATGTTCGAGGCCACGTAACGGTCCAGCACGACGTAATCATTGTCGCGCTGCGCCGCCAGCAGCAGTTCGCGCGATTCAAAACGGTCACCGGCGTACAGCAGCGCCGCCAGGAACGGGCTGACTTGATCGAGCGCGCCGAATCGTCCGTTGAGAAAATCGCCAATCGATTTGCCAAACAGCGTGTCGTCGTAACGGGGAAAGCTAAACAGTTGGGCCGTCGCTCCCGTAGCACACAGACGTTCGCACAACAGTTGCGCCTGTGTCCCTTTACCCGATCCGTCGATTCCCTCAATGTTCACCAGCAGCGCCAAAATTAATCACTCCCCATCCGCACCACGCATGTCGCCGTAGGGTGCGTCATGACGCACCTGTCTACATTCCCAATCACGCGTTGCCTTATTGTTAATATTGTTTGATTGACGTGTTTGTTTGCTTTGTTGAATTGGATTGGGCGCGTTTTTCGTACTGCATAGAAAGGTGCGTCGCGACGCACCCTACGAAAAGGCCGCGTGCAGAGACGCCAGGACGCAGAGAGTTGCGTAACCTTGATGGGTATCGCGCGGCATGGTTGGAAACCGGGACTTCTGATTTATCGACTCGGGTTTTCAACAGTTTCCTCTTTTTCTTCGCGTCTCTGCGTCTTTGCGCGAGTCTTTTTATTTAGAGGCTCATCTCTCGTACTACATAGGAATGTGCGTCGCGACGCACCCTACAGAACCTCGGCGATGACTCCGTGATCCGCGGCGGAGGTTGCCTGCACTTTGACAATTTGTCCGATGGCTGTGGCATCGCCCGGGATGTCGACCGGGGCATAACGACAAGCGGTGCCGCTGACCCAGTCGGGGCGATCGCGGGATTCCCGTTCGACCAAAACCTGAAGGTCGCGTCCGACGAGCGACTCATAATATCGGCGGGCCAAACGGTCGCCCAACTCGGCCAATCGTTGCCCGCGCTCTTTTTTGACTTCGGGAGAAATCTGATCCGGCAGATCGGCCGCCGGCGTGCCCGCGCGGGCACTGAAGGGGAAGACGTGAATCTTCATGAAGCCCGCTTGTTCACAAACATCGAGCGTCTCCTGAAACTCCGCCTCGGTTTCGCCGGGAAAGCCGACAATCACATCGGTGCTGAACGCCGGATTGTCGAGCCGACTGCGGAGTAATTCCATCTTGCCCAAAAACATGTCGAGGCTGTATCGCCTCTTCATCCGCAACAACACATTTCGCGAGCCGCTTTGCAGTGAAGGGTGGAAATGCGGGGACAGTTTCTCGGTGGAGGTCACGACATCGACGAAATCTGGGGAGACTTCCGCTGCTTCAATACTCGACAACCGCATCCGCCAGTCGCCGGGAATGCGGTCCAGATTTTCGATCAGATGCGCTAACCGAAACGGAGCTTTGCCGCTACGGCCGCGCGTGGCATCGACGCCATAGTGCCCGAGATGAATTCCGCAAAGCACGATTTCCTTGTGGCCGTTTTCAATCAGCCGGTGGACTTCCTCGTCAATGTCTTGCGGGGGACGGCTCCGCAGACCGGGTCGGACTTGGGGGATGATGCAGTACGTGCAATTTAAAATACAACCGTCTTGGACTTTGACGTAGGCACGCCGCCGCCCTTCAAAGGTACTGATCCCGGTCGGGAAATCATTCACGCCGACACGCGCCAATACGTCTGGCAGTTCGCGTTTATCTTCAACGACTTCCAACACATTGGGGAGTTGGGCCAAGGTCTCTGGTTCACGAGTGGCGTAACAGCCCATTACGATTGTTCGCGAGCCTGGGTTTTTGCGGGCCAATTGGCGGATCAACTGCCGACCTTTCGAATCCCCGGTGGCGGTCACCGTACAGGTATTCACCACGCAGAGGTCGGCATTTTCCTCTTCCTCCGCTTCACGATAGCCGCCGCGAACCAGCGCTTCTTTGACCAATTCGGTTTCGTATTGATTGA from Symmachiella dynata encodes:
- a CDS encoding thymidylate kinase, whose product is MALLVNIEGIDGSGKGTQAQLLCERLCATGATAQLFSFPRYDDTLFGKSIGDFLNGRFGALDQVSPFLAALLYAGDRFESRELLLAAQRDNDYVVLDRYVASNIGHQASKVTGEERQEIIAWINKIEYEIYALPRPDVTILLNLPPARAQELIARKAPRNYTDDAADIQEADAGYLAKVHEVYLDVAQGDDRWQVIDGIAEGEIRPVDAIADEVWQIVQAIAK
- the mtaB gene encoding tRNA (N(6)-L-threonylcarbamoyladenosine(37)-C(2))-methylthiotransferase MtaB, with translation MSQPTCRLVTLGCKVNQYETELVKEALVRGGYREAEEEENADLCVVNTCTVTATGDSKGRQLIRQLARKNPGSRTIVMGCYATREPETLAQLPNVLEVVEDKRELPDVLARVGVNDFPTGISTFEGRRRAYVKVQDGCILNCTYCIIPQVRPGLRSRPPQDIDEEVHRLIENGHKEIVLCGIHLGHYGVDATRGRSGKAPFRLAHLIENLDRIPGDWRMRLSSIEAAEVSPDFVDVVTSTEKLSPHFHPSLQSGSRNVLLRMKRRYSLDMFLGKMELLRSRLDNPAFSTDVIVGFPGETEAEFQETLDVCEQAGFMKIHVFPFSARAGTPAADLPDQISPEVKKERGQRLAELGDRLARRYYESLVGRDLQVLVERESRDRPDWVSGTACRYAPVDIPGDATAIGQIVKVQATSAADHGVIAEVL